One genomic window of Evansella cellulosilytica DSM 2522 includes the following:
- a CDS encoding ABC transporter permease has translation MMNNFLIKDILVIVRERSELFILLLMPFILIGILGFALRGVLGGEITALQMTVAIVQEDVEQDGMKQFAEEISERQLPVEITNELQAIADEVSPIQLVNSVLEEETLKEMIAVEEMQAEEAEAALINGDVIATLTVPENFTYDTLRKMIFEEGEGSELKITVNEFGSLRASIFEDIITGVARSLNLETAIAQASGEPVPFLIENRELGGIETINAKEPVTSFQYYTIAMAVMFVLYVASTISSKAYVEKQQHVFNRILLSGTAPIAYLGSKSISASVLAFIQLSILFSLSTLLFQPFELDLQFWLGMVVITAMLALCIGAIAAFLTALTIKFNSESVSSFFSGGAVSILAFVGGSFIPTSEISPLLSSIGSWTPNGAALNVYLTWMQGFEWAALLSPLVLLAVQSIVFFLVSIIIFPKRRAVS, from the coding sequence ATGATGAATAACTTTTTAATAAAAGACATCCTAGTTATTGTTCGTGAGCGTTCCGAGTTGTTCATTCTCTTACTTATGCCATTTATCCTAATTGGAATATTAGGATTTGCACTACGTGGTGTACTAGGAGGAGAGATAACGGCACTACAAATGACAGTAGCCATTGTTCAAGAGGATGTTGAACAAGATGGTATGAAGCAATTTGCTGAGGAGATTTCAGAACGACAACTGCCAGTAGAGATAACGAATGAATTACAGGCAATAGCAGATGAAGTGAGCCCTATTCAGTTAGTGAATAGTGTACTCGAAGAAGAAACACTAAAAGAAATGATTGCAGTTGAAGAAATGCAAGCGGAAGAAGCGGAAGCTGCACTTATTAATGGTGATGTTATTGCGACACTTACTGTTCCTGAAAATTTCACTTACGATACTCTAAGAAAAATGATATTTGAGGAGGGGGAAGGAAGTGAATTAAAAATAACAGTAAATGAGTTTGGCTCCCTTCGTGCGAGTATTTTTGAGGATATCATTACTGGGGTTGCAAGGAGTCTTAATTTAGAGACTGCAATTGCTCAAGCATCTGGTGAACCAGTACCATTCCTTATAGAAAACAGAGAATTAGGTGGAATTGAGACAATCAACGCCAAAGAACCGGTGACGTCGTTTCAATATTACACGATAGCAATGGCAGTAATGTTTGTTTTATATGTTGCCTCGACGATTTCAAGTAAAGCATATGTGGAAAAGCAGCAGCACGTATTTAACAGAATTCTATTATCAGGTACTGCGCCAATCGCTTACTTAGGTAGTAAATCTATCTCGGCAAGTGTGCTTGCATTTATTCAACTTAGTATACTTTTTAGTTTATCTACATTATTGTTTCAACCATTTGAATTAGACCTTCAATTTTGGTTAGGAATGGTTGTTATTACAGCTATGTTGGCACTATGTATTGGTGCTATTGCTGCGTTTTTAACAGCTTTAACGATAAAATTTAATAGTGAATCGGTTTCTAGCTTTTTTTCGGGAGGGGCAGTCTCAATTTTAGCTTTTGTAGGAGGGAGCTTTATACCTACATCAGAAATATCGCCACTACTTTCATCGATAGGGTCATGGACGCCAAACGGTGCAGCTTTAAATGTTTATCTCACTTGGATGCAGGGGTTCGAATGGGCAGCATTACTTTCTCCTCTTGTATTATTAGCTGTACAGTCAATTGTTTTCTTCCTTGTTAGTATCATCATTTTTCCAAAAAGGAGGGCGGTCTCCTAA
- a CDS encoding daunorubicin resistance protein DrrA family ABC transporter ATP-binding protein, translated as MLETEELRKVFKGKTAVDGVNLYMDKGESIGLLGPNGAGKSTTISMISSLVKPTSGDVRLHEKSVIKEPSRIRRVLGVVPQEIALYEELTAYENLKFFGRIYGLKSKSLEKKIEEVLYLVGLEERKDDIIKTYSGGMQRRINIAAAMLHDPEILIMDEPTVGIDPQSRSHILDMVRDLNQKKGMTVLYTSHYMEEVERLCDRVYIMDHGRVIASGTKDELKSILSGEETILIDFDRQYKALFLELQSHHSILQAIETDKGIKLIVPKGSNLLSTIFQIAEKHQAKILNVNVQVPTLEDVFLHLTGRKLRD; from the coding sequence ATGCTTGAAACGGAAGAGCTACGCAAAGTGTTTAAAGGGAAAACGGCTGTCGATGGAGTTAACCTGTATATGGACAAAGGCGAATCAATCGGTCTATTAGGACCAAACGGTGCGGGGAAATCAACAACGATATCTATGATCTCATCTTTAGTAAAACCAACTTCAGGAGATGTTAGGTTACATGAAAAAAGTGTCATTAAAGAACCGAGTCGTATACGTAGAGTATTAGGAGTTGTTCCACAAGAGATAGCATTATATGAAGAACTAACAGCCTATGAAAATCTAAAGTTCTTTGGGCGAATTTACGGGTTAAAAAGTAAAAGCTTAGAAAAGAAAATAGAAGAAGTGCTGTATCTAGTAGGATTAGAAGAGCGTAAAGACGATATTATAAAAACATATTCGGGTGGTATGCAGAGACGTATTAATATTGCTGCTGCTATGCTTCATGACCCGGAGATTCTAATCATGGATGAACCGACTGTAGGGATTGATCCGCAATCTAGGAGTCATATTTTAGACATGGTGAGGGATTTAAATCAGAAAAAAGGAATGACCGTTTTATATACTAGTCATTATATGGAAGAAGTAGAGAGATTATGTGATCGTGTCTACATTATGGACCATGGTAGGGTTATAGCTTCGGGGACGAAGGACGAACTAAAAAGTATTTTATCTGGAGAAGAAACGATACTAATAGATTTTGACAGACAGTATAAAGCACTTTTTCTAGAGTTGCAGTCACATCATAGTATTCTTCAAGCGATTGAAACAGATAAAGGAATAAAGCTAATTGTACCTAAAGGGAGTAACTTACTAAGTACAATCTTTCAAATTGCTGAAAAACATCAAGCTAAAATATTAAATGTAAATGTACAAGTCCCAACGTTAGAGGATGTATTTTTACATTTAACTGGTCGTAAGTTGAGAGATTAG
- a CDS encoding glycoside hydrolase family 3 C-terminal domain-containing protein, translating into MTRKIQEIIKEMTLEEKAGLCSGLNFWHLKGIERLGIPSVMVTDGPHGLRKQQEGADHLGLYNSVPSTCFPSAVGLASTWDRKLIYDVGVALGEECQAEDVAVLLGPGANIKRSPLCGRNFEYFSEDPYLSTEMAANHIKGVQSQGVGTSLKHFAANNQEHRRMSVDAVIDERTLREIYLASFEGAVKEGQPWTVMCSYNRVNGVYASESERLLTEILRDEWGFEGFVVSDWGAVNERVDALKAGLELEMPSSNGLGDKKIVAAVKDGSLLMETLDQAVERLLTIIFKYVDNKKENASYDKDEHHLLARKVASDGMVLLKNEENVLPLQKDSKIAILGEFVEKPRFQGGGSSHINPTKLENALDEMKMLAENESNISYAKGYTLDSNDTDQSLLDEAIEVAKNADTAVLFVGLPDRFESEGYDREHLRIPDNHRALIEEVSKVQPNVVVVLSNGSPIEMPWLGNVKAVLEGYLGGQATAGAIADLLYGKVSPSGKLAETFPQMLEHNPSHLNFPGEGDKVEYKEGIFVGYRYYDTKKVEPLFPFGFGLSYTQFEYSNIQVSKSNITDEESIDITVTVKNVGSVPGKDVVQLYVRDVKSNVIRPEKELKGFEKVELKPGEEKQVQFSLDKRSFAYYNTEIQDWHVETGDFELLVGKSSKDIVLSETVHVTSTVDLPFKVHRNSTAGDILAHPELAPVFQEYMANVMTEGPFANIKEGDDGYDMFMAMMRYMPIRGMVAFNSEKFSDEMLNELINKLNRAAEDAVKSK; encoded by the coding sequence TTGACTAGGAAAATACAAGAGATAATTAAAGAAATGACGTTAGAAGAAAAAGCAGGCTTATGCTCTGGATTAAACTTTTGGCATTTAAAAGGAATTGAAAGATTAGGGATACCTTCAGTAATGGTAACGGATGGCCCACACGGGTTGAGGAAACAACAGGAAGGGGCTGACCATTTAGGATTATATAATAGTGTTCCATCTACTTGTTTTCCATCAGCGGTTGGTTTAGCTAGTACGTGGGATCGCAAACTAATCTATGACGTAGGCGTAGCTTTAGGTGAAGAATGTCAGGCAGAGGATGTGGCAGTTTTATTAGGACCTGGGGCAAATATTAAGCGTTCCCCTTTATGTGGTCGTAACTTCGAATATTTCTCAGAAGATCCATACTTATCAACTGAAATGGCAGCAAACCATATTAAAGGTGTACAGAGTCAAGGTGTTGGAACTTCTTTAAAGCATTTTGCAGCTAACAATCAGGAGCACCGTCGTATGTCTGTAGATGCTGTTATCGACGAGAGGACGTTAAGAGAAATTTATTTAGCAAGCTTCGAAGGTGCAGTTAAGGAAGGACAGCCATGGACAGTGATGTGTTCATACAATAGAGTCAATGGTGTTTATGCTTCTGAAAGTGAAAGGCTACTAACTGAAATTTTAAGAGATGAATGGGGATTTGAAGGCTTCGTAGTATCCGATTGGGGTGCTGTAAATGAAAGAGTAGACGCTCTAAAAGCTGGCTTGGAGCTTGAAATGCCTTCCAGTAATGGGCTAGGAGACAAAAAAATTGTCGCGGCAGTGAAGGATGGCTCGTTATTAATGGAGACGCTTGATCAAGCGGTAGAACGTCTATTAACAATAATTTTTAAATATGTTGATAACAAAAAAGAGAATGCAAGCTACGATAAGGATGAACATCACCTACTAGCACGTAAAGTAGCAAGTGATGGAATGGTTTTATTAAAAAATGAAGAGAATGTTTTACCGCTTCAAAAGGATAGTAAAATTGCAATACTTGGTGAATTTGTTGAGAAACCACGTTTTCAAGGTGGTGGTAGCTCACATATAAATCCTACGAAATTAGAAAATGCTTTAGATGAAATGAAAATGCTTGCTGAAAATGAAAGCAATATTTCTTACGCTAAGGGATACACATTAGATAGCAACGATACAGATCAATCCTTACTAGATGAGGCGATAGAAGTAGCAAAAAATGCTGATACTGCAGTGTTGTTTGTTGGTCTTCCTGATCGTTTTGAGTCTGAGGGCTATGATAGAGAGCATTTACGCATTCCTGATAATCATCGTGCACTCATAGAAGAGGTTAGTAAAGTACAGCCTAATGTAGTTGTCGTTTTGAGTAATGGCTCACCTATTGAAATGCCTTGGCTAGGAAATGTAAAGGCTGTTTTGGAAGGGTACTTAGGTGGTCAAGCTACTGCAGGTGCCATTGCTGATTTACTATACGGAAAAGTGAGTCCAAGTGGAAAGCTTGCTGAAACATTCCCACAAATGCTCGAGCATAATCCATCTCACTTAAACTTCCCAGGTGAAGGGGATAAGGTAGAATACAAGGAAGGGATATTTGTTGGCTACCGTTATTATGACACGAAAAAGGTAGAGCCATTGTTCCCATTTGGGTTTGGACTTAGCTATACGCAATTTGAGTATTCAAATATACAAGTGTCTAAAAGTAACATTACTGATGAAGAATCGATAGACATTACAGTTACAGTGAAAAACGTTGGTTCCGTTCCTGGGAAAGATGTTGTTCAGCTTTATGTAAGAGATGTGAAAAGTAATGTCATTCGCCCTGAAAAGGAATTAAAGGGCTTTGAGAAAGTGGAACTTAAGCCAGGTGAGGAGAAGCAAGTACAATTTTCACTAGATAAGCGTTCCTTTGCTTACTATAATACAGAAATTCAAGATTGGCATGTTGAAACGGGAGACTTTGAGTTGCTAGTTGGAAAATCTTCTAAAGATATTGTATTATCTGAAACAGTCCATGTTACATCTACTGTTGATTTGCCATTTAAGGTTCATCGTAATTCAACAGCCGGGGACATACTTGCACACCCAGAGTTGGCACCAGTTTTCCAAGAGTATATGGCAAACGTAATGACAGAAGGTCCTTTCGCTAACATAAAAGAAGGGGACGATGGCTACGACATGTTTATGGCGATGATGCGCTATATGCCAATTAGAGGCATGGTGGCATTTAACTCTGAGAAATTCTCAGATGAAATGCTAAATGAATTAATAAATAAATTAAACCGTGCTGCAGAGGATGCGGTGAAATCTAAATAG
- a CDS encoding helix-turn-helix domain-containing protein, which produces MIALKAIKDIVDIMYETFELPILFVDQSGHITYEANENQEMSPFFHTIGELLQACGVRDETATIPIIKTTLFLENYIFLNLIESNKYLGKIVIGPSTFSKFSEVEIDGIISDQKVMINRGKIKNYYGKLPAVKQKKLYQICSVLYYFIYRKKLIVSNIRQEDNLSQAHTETSKVSMIKNRENMTFHHDPSLEKKFFNYIKNGQPEEIKKNLHILPDENFGVLSKSSYLRSQKNLAIAGVTLATRAAIEGRLYSELAYTLSDVFILKIEEVTDIIALRNLLSEAYYTFAVKVKEVNEQQYKKEITECIHYIHQYLYEDITLAHLAHEVNLNPSYLSVLFKKEVGISLSEYIQQTKIDEAKNLLLLSTYSISDIFTWLNFPDQSYFTKVFKKVTGTTPKRFRDRMGTV; this is translated from the coding sequence GTGATTGCGCTGAAAGCTATTAAAGATATAGTAGATATCATGTATGAAACTTTTGAGTTACCAATACTTTTTGTAGATCAATCCGGACATATTACTTATGAAGCAAACGAGAATCAAGAGATGTCTCCTTTTTTTCATACGATAGGTGAGTTACTCCAAGCATGTGGTGTTCGGGATGAAACAGCTACTATCCCTATAATAAAGACTACTTTATTTTTGGAGAATTATATTTTTCTTAACTTAATCGAGTCCAATAAGTATTTAGGGAAGATTGTTATAGGTCCTTCCACCTTTAGTAAGTTTTCAGAGGTGGAAATCGACGGAATCATTAGTGACCAAAAAGTGATGATAAATCGTGGCAAAATAAAAAACTATTACGGCAAATTGCCTGCAGTAAAGCAAAAAAAATTATATCAAATATGCAGTGTTTTATACTACTTCATCTACAGAAAAAAGCTCATTGTAAGTAATATACGACAAGAGGATAACCTATCACAAGCACATACAGAGACAAGTAAAGTGTCTATGATAAAAAACAGAGAGAACATGACGTTTCATCATGATCCATCATTAGAAAAAAAGTTTTTCAATTACATTAAGAATGGACAACCTGAAGAAATTAAAAAGAACCTCCATATACTTCCTGATGAAAATTTCGGCGTATTATCAAAATCGAGTTATTTAAGGAGTCAAAAAAACTTAGCAATAGCTGGTGTCACCTTAGCTACGAGGGCGGCTATTGAGGGCAGATTGTACTCTGAGTTAGCTTATACATTAAGCGATGTATTTATTCTCAAAATCGAAGAAGTAACAGATATTATAGCACTTCGCAACCTTTTAAGTGAAGCTTATTATACTTTTGCTGTAAAAGTAAAAGAAGTAAATGAGCAACAATATAAAAAAGAAATTACAGAATGTATTCATTATATCCATCAATATTTATACGAAGATATCACATTAGCTCATTTAGCACACGAAGTTAATTTAAATCCTTCATACTTATCTGTGCTCTTTAAAAAAGAGGTCGGCATCTCTCTTAGTGAATATATACAACAAACTAAAATAGATGAAGCAAAGAATTTATTACTATTATCAACATACTCAATTTCTGATATTTTTACGTGGCTCAATTTTCCTGATCAAAGCTACTTTACAAAAGTATTTAAGAAAGTGACCGGGACTACGCCAAAAAGATTTAGAGATCGTATGGGGACAGTTTAA
- a CDS encoding ABC transporter permease, whose protein sequence is MKSVFLLQWQRFRRSPILVVSFFVLTVVFVFFLAGSAPGSQMTIYTYAVHSLGEEERDQWLSLLNESDIYEFKLVEESEARRAVTDRDINVAVQLMEDDYRFLIATDDPNRHLIEGHVNQVFSEELRLREVEELGAESTFRQEVEKLQDEPVLNVETSLLGGGEGSFQDDERLQVLVGMTLYFAGFTIMFCLVNVSEEKRAGTWNRLIVSPLRKWQIYIGHLLYCFMIGYAQILAVFLLFKYVLGFDMGDRFGTVLFVIGCYVFAIVALGMLLIGIVKTTQQLQAIIPIVSTSMAMLGGAFWPIEIVTNEIMLMLSKGMPILYGIEAVKGAAMYDRGVFQLLEPISIMLLFGVVCMGVGINLMERR, encoded by the coding sequence ATGAAATCCGTATTTTTGCTTCAGTGGCAACGATTTCGTAGATCTCCAATATTAGTTGTATCATTTTTTGTTTTAACTGTCGTTTTTGTATTTTTTTTGGCAGGTTCAGCACCAGGAAGTCAAATGACAATATATACGTATGCTGTTCATTCGTTAGGCGAGGAAGAGCGTGATCAATGGTTGTCGTTATTGAATGAATCCGACATTTATGAATTCAAACTGGTAGAGGAATCAGAGGCAAGAAGGGCTGTTACTGATAGAGATATAAATGTAGCTGTGCAATTAATGGAAGATGATTATCGTTTTTTAATAGCTACTGATGATCCTAATAGACATCTCATAGAAGGCCATGTCAATCAAGTTTTTTCCGAGGAATTAAGGTTAAGAGAGGTAGAGGAGTTAGGGGCTGAAAGTACCTTTCGCCAAGAGGTAGAGAAGCTTCAAGATGAACCTGTTCTTAATGTTGAAACATCCCTTTTAGGTGGGGGAGAAGGCTCCTTTCAAGATGATGAGCGGCTACAAGTTTTAGTAGGGATGACATTGTATTTTGCTGGGTTTACGATCATGTTTTGTTTAGTAAATGTATCTGAAGAGAAAAGAGCCGGTACGTGGAACAGATTGATTGTCTCTCCTTTAAGGAAATGGCAAATTTACATTGGTCACCTTTTGTATTGCTTTATGATCGGCTATGCACAGATTTTAGCAGTTTTTCTTCTTTTTAAATATGTACTAGGGTTTGATATGGGTGATCGCTTTGGTACGGTGTTATTCGTGATTGGATGCTATGTATTTGCTATCGTAGCGTTAGGAATGCTTCTCATTGGGATAGTAAAAACGACGCAACAGCTCCAAGCGATTATTCCGATTGTGTCTACATCGATGGCAATGCTCGGAGGAGCATTTTGGCCAATAGAAATCGTAACCAATGAAATAATGCTGATGCTATCTAAAGGAATGCCGATATTATATGGAATTGAAGCGGTTAAAGGAGCTGCGATGTATGATAGAGGAGTATTCCAGTTATTAGAACCAATTTCTATCATGTTGTTATTTGGCGTCGTTTGCATGGGAGTAGGAATTAATCTGATGGAGCGCAGGTAA
- a CDS encoding SDR family NAD(P)-dependent oxidoreductase: MNKDLIVVITGANSGIGKKAALTFAKEGYSVVMACRNLEKSKEVFEEILAETKNERVTLMELDVSSFDSIKLFCSHFKKQYEKLDILIHNAAYFNHGSPYQLSADNIELTYATNVFGPYLLTVLLLDHLKRSEDARILHASSNIVKHFFDEKKELALYNLLEEKKKHSVYEMYCNSKMALVILTFKMAEELKKENIMVNAIQINGAKMSKETLQKVTFGWRMIARVQNLFFPPTSYISDSYFHICTSEKLHGVTGQLINDKREIMEPASINPSLKEQIKQLKRSDVYPIYATKRETQQLVWDLCSSLTGRTISGEIKEEKRPSHIL; encoded by the coding sequence ATGAATAAGGATCTCATCGTTGTCATTACTGGAGCTAATTCAGGTATTGGAAAAAAAGCAGCGCTAACATTTGCTAAAGAAGGATATTCAGTTGTTATGGCATGTCGTAACTTGGAAAAGAGTAAGGAAGTATTTGAAGAAATACTGGCTGAGACGAAAAATGAACGAGTAACGCTTATGGAGCTTGATGTATCTTCATTTGATTCTATCAAATTATTTTGTAGTCACTTTAAAAAGCAATACGAAAAACTAGATATTCTTATTCATAATGCTGCATATTTTAACCACGGTTCGCCTTACCAATTAAGTGCCGACAATATTGAATTAACTTATGCTACAAATGTATTTGGTCCTTATTTACTTACTGTACTTTTATTAGATCACTTAAAGAGATCTGAAGATGCTAGAATACTCCATGCAAGTAGTAATATTGTTAAGCATTTTTTTGACGAGAAGAAAGAACTAGCTCTATATAATTTACTAGAAGAGAAAAAGAAACACAGTGTATATGAGATGTATTGCAATTCAAAGATGGCATTGGTCATACTAACTTTTAAAATGGCAGAAGAACTAAAAAAAGAAAATATTATGGTAAATGCAATTCAAATAAATGGAGCAAAAATGTCGAAGGAAACGCTTCAAAAAGTCACGTTTGGCTGGAGAATGATTGCAAGAGTTCAAAATCTATTTTTTCCACCGACTTCTTATATATCAGATAGCTACTTTCACATATGTACTTCTGAGAAGCTTCATGGTGTTACTGGACAGCTTATAAATGATAAACGAGAGATAATGGAGCCAGCCTCTATAAATCCGAGCTTGAAGGAACAAATAAAACAATTAAAGAGATCCGATGTTTATCCAATATATGCTACAAAACGAGAAACACAACAATTGGTTTGGGATCTCTGTTCTTCATTAACAGGGCGAACGATATCAGGAGAGATAAAGGAAGAAAAGAGGCCCTCCCATATTTTATAG